From Streptomyces qinzhouensis, one genomic window encodes:
- a CDS encoding FtsB family cell division protein produces MVSTAGKQLKGRAARLARLMPAGPSTAARTPFVLLVVVLLGGGLITLLLLNSSLNEGSFELSELKRKTTELTDEQQALQRDVDDRSAPDALERRAGELGMVPGSGPAFIDPDGTVRGVPGRASAPPPDPEASTSAAPPETSAASDTAAGPGPLTGPGAPGVPGPPAPGRSPAAPPTAPADPPAQSAPTPPGR; encoded by the coding sequence ATGGTGAGCACAGCGGGCAAACAGCTCAAGGGACGCGCCGCGAGACTCGCCCGGCTGATGCCCGCGGGCCCCAGCACCGCCGCCCGTACCCCCTTCGTCCTGCTGGTGGTCGTTCTCCTCGGCGGCGGGCTGATCACCCTGCTGCTGCTGAACTCGTCCCTCAACGAGGGCTCGTTCGAACTGAGCGAGCTGAAACGCAAGACCACCGAGCTGACCGATGAACAGCAGGCGCTCCAGCGGGACGTCGACGACCGGTCCGCGCCCGACGCGCTGGAGCGCCGGGCCGGGGAACTGGGCATGGTCCCGGGCAGCGGCCCCGCCTTCATCGACCCGGACGGAACGGTCCGGGGCGTCCCCGGACGGGCCTCGGCACCACCCCCCGACCCGGAAGCCTCCACCTCCGCCGCCCCGCCGGAAACCTCCGCCGCATCGGACACCGCCGCCGGACCCGGCCCGCTCACCGGCCCCGGCGCCCCCGGTGTCCCCGGCCCGCCCGCCCCCGGCCGGTCACCCGCCGCTCCGCCCACCGCCCCGGCCGACCCGCCCGCGCAGTCGGCCCCGACGCCCCCCGGCAGGTGA
- the rsmH gene encoding 16S rRNA (cytosine(1402)-N(4))-methyltransferase RsmH, which yields MSNTRHVPVMLQRCLDLLAPALEGSGEREAVVVDCTLGLGGHSEALLSRFPAVRLIALDRDPEALRLSAERLAPFGDRATLVHAVYDELPQVLDRLDVPRVQGVLFDLGVSSMQLDEADRGFAYAQDAPLDMRMDQTTGVSAAEVLNTYAPGELVRILRMYGEEKQAKRIVSAIVREREKEPFTTSARLVQLIRDALPQAAKRTGGNPAKRTFQALRIEVNGELSVLERAVPAAVGALDIGGRIAVLSYHSLEDRLVKQVLAAGAATTAPPGLPVVPEEYQPRLKLLTRGAELPTEEEVAENRRAAPARLRGAERIRKDVR from the coding sequence TTGAGCAATACCCGACACGTCCCGGTAATGCTCCAGCGGTGCCTGGACCTGTTGGCCCCCGCCCTCGAAGGGTCCGGAGAGCGGGAAGCGGTCGTCGTCGACTGCACCCTCGGCCTCGGCGGACACAGCGAGGCGCTGCTGAGCCGGTTCCCCGCCGTCAGGCTGATCGCGCTCGACCGCGACCCGGAGGCCCTGAGACTGTCCGCCGAACGGCTCGCGCCCTTCGGTGATCGCGCCACACTGGTCCACGCGGTGTACGACGAGCTGCCACAGGTGCTCGACCGGCTCGACGTCCCCCGGGTCCAGGGCGTTCTCTTCGACCTCGGGGTGTCGTCCATGCAGCTCGACGAGGCCGACCGCGGCTTCGCCTACGCCCAGGACGCCCCCCTGGACATGCGGATGGACCAGACGACCGGCGTCTCCGCGGCCGAGGTCCTCAACACCTACGCCCCCGGTGAGCTGGTGCGGATCCTGCGGATGTACGGCGAGGAGAAGCAGGCCAAGCGGATCGTGTCCGCGATCGTCCGGGAGCGGGAGAAGGAGCCCTTCACCACCAGCGCCCGGCTGGTCCAGCTGATCCGCGACGCCCTGCCCCAGGCCGCCAAGCGCACCGGCGGCAATCCGGCCAAGCGCACCTTCCAGGCCCTGCGGATCGAAGTCAACGGCGAGCTGAGCGTGCTGGAGCGGGCCGTTCCGGCAGCGGTCGGGGCGCTCGACATCGGCGGCCGGATCGCCGTGCTGTCGTACCACTCCCTCGAGGACCGGCTGGTCAAGCAGGTCCTCGCGGCGGGCGCGGCGACCACGGCGCCACCGGGCCTGCCCGTCGTACCCGAGGAGTACCAGCCCCGGCTCAAGCTGCTCACCCGGGGCGCCGAGCTGCCTACGGAGGAAGAGGTGGCCGAGAACCGCCGGGCCGCTCCGGCACGTCTGAGGGGGGCGGAGCGCATCCGTAAGGACGTGCGGTGA